From Fibrobacter sp. UWB4, one genomic window encodes:
- a CDS encoding FISUMP domain-containing protein, with protein MKKYLLPLFGMALYFTACEDELAPVSGSAAETVTSFSDLSECNKKIIGKFVYVSDSVKVYACTDDGWAAVTGAAVSGKNGSNGTNGKNGKDGNDGKDGKDGKSCTMTPFKDGSGFDVICDGKSIGSVKNGADGVKGKDGTNGSNGKDGTSCSVAKAADSDDVVVTCGDKSVMIHNGVDGKPGAPGTKGTDGTNGTDGTNGSDGASCKIVSDMDGVVQIQCGEGKDATTTKLYKAICGTKPYDPEKSFCTAEGEAYPLCNGKKYDPATYECVNGEPVEVLKSCGDELYNAHAKFCFNNKTYPLCNGEEYDVELETCENGKKVVVYEKCGDEKFKIADADHLFCAEFENKTTEEKTYQVYKYTTIEVKDKDYSETWMAENVNYKTDDSYCYNGADKNCKTYGRLYAWDDAQNVCPNGWRMPSLDEWHILFDVVGGTSADNISGKVLKSVEGWKYDSPATTGSDKYGFTALPGGLQVYDGGMFMFDGIDTDAVFWTSSGSGSDGTGPNAVYVRISYDKVTANISSFLKESRVSVRCIKNVEKN; from the coding sequence ATGAAAAAATATCTTTTGCCATTGTTTGGTATGGCTCTATATTTTACAGCTTGCGAGGATGAACTTGCGCCTGTTTCAGGGAGTGCTGCTGAAACAGTAACTTCGTTCAGTGATTTGAGCGAATGCAACAAAAAAATTATTGGCAAGTTCGTCTACGTGTCCGATTCCGTAAAGGTTTATGCCTGCACGGATGATGGCTGGGCTGCAGTTACCGGCGCTGCTGTCAGTGGCAAGAATGGTAGCAATGGAACCAATGGTAAGAACGGAAAAGACGGTAATGATGGCAAAGATGGTAAAGACGGAAAGTCTTGCACCATGACTCCTTTTAAGGACGGTTCGGGCTTTGATGTTATCTGTGATGGCAAGTCGATCGGAAGTGTGAAAAATGGTGCGGATGGCGTCAAAGGTAAAGACGGTACTAATGGCTCGAACGGTAAGGATGGAACTTCTTGCTCTGTCGCTAAGGCCGCAGATAGCGATGACGTTGTTGTGACTTGCGGAGACAAGTCTGTGATGATTCACAATGGCGTCGATGGTAAACCGGGTGCTCCTGGTACAAAAGGCACAGACGGTACGAACGGCACTGATGGCACGAATGGTAGTGATGGCGCCAGCTGCAAGATCGTGAGCGACATGGATGGTGTTGTTCAAATCCAGTGCGGCGAAGGCAAAGATGCGACAACGACAAAGCTTTACAAGGCCATATGCGGAACAAAGCCTTATGACCCTGAAAAAAGTTTCTGCACGGCAGAGGGGGAAGCGTATCCACTTTGCAATGGCAAAAAATATGACCCAGCGACGTATGAATGCGTTAATGGCGAACCTGTAGAAGTTTTGAAATCTTGTGGTGACGAATTATATAACGCACATGCAAAATTCTGTTTTAACAATAAAACGTATCCTCTGTGTAATGGGGAAGAATATGATGTGGAATTAGAGACTTGCGAAAATGGCAAAAAAGTTGTGGTCTATGAAAAATGCGGTGATGAAAAATTTAAAATAGCAGATGCAGATCACTTGTTCTGTGCTGAATTTGAAAATAAAACCACTGAAGAAAAAACTTATCAGGTTTACAAGTACACGACGATTGAAGTTAAGGATAAAGATTACTCCGAAACTTGGATGGCCGAAAACGTGAATTACAAAACAGATGATAGCTATTGCTATAATGGTGCTGATAAAAATTGCAAAACATATGGGCGACTCTATGCTTGGGATGACGCCCAGAATGTTTGCCCCAATGGTTGGCGCATGCCTAGCTTGGATGAATGGCATATCCTTTTTGATGTTGTTGGTGGTACTTCTGCTGACAATATTTCTGGTAAAGTTCTCAAGTCTGTAGAAGGCTGGAAATATGACAGTCCTGCAACGACGGGTTCTGATAAATATGGCTTTACGGCGCTCCCTGGTGGATTGCAGGTGTATGATGGTGGTATGTTTATGTTTGATGGAATAGATACCGATGCTGTTTTTTGGACTTCTAGTGGTTCAGGATCTGATGGTACTGGACCGAATGCGGTTTATGTGAGAATCTCATATGATAAGGTAACAGCAAATATTAGTTCCTTCTTAAAGGAATCTAGAGTTTCTGTCCGTTGCATAAAAAACGTTGAAAAAAACTAA
- the purT gene encoding formate-dependent phosphoribosylglycinamide formyltransferase, which yields MAEIGTPLSSTATKVLFCGSGELGKEVIIEMMRLGVEVIAVDRYANAPGMQVAHRSYVINMLDGKELRAVIEKEKPDYIVPEVEAIATDTLVELEKEGYNVIPTAKATKLTMNREGIRRLAAEELGLKTSPYRFADNYEDFKAAVKEIGIPCVVKPVMSSSGHGQSVIKTEADVENSWNISQTGGRTGAASRVIVEGFVPFDYEITLLTVRHVAGTSFLEPIGHHQVGGDYQESWQPQPMKPELLEQAKVIAKKVTDALGGRGIFGVELFVCKDEVLFSEVSPRPHDTGMVTLISQDLSEFALHARAILGLPIPNIAFHGPSASKAIVVDGNSDHVKFSGLEEVLAEPDTGLRLFGKPELKGHRRMGVLLARRDTVEEAKATVMAMREKVKVTL from the coding sequence ATGGCAGAAATCGGTACACCTCTTAGTTCTACCGCAACAAAGGTTCTCTTTTGCGGTTCTGGTGAATTGGGCAAGGAAGTCATCATCGAAATGATGCGTCTTGGCGTCGAAGTGATTGCAGTGGACCGTTATGCCAACGCTCCGGGCATGCAGGTGGCTCATCGCAGCTACGTGATCAACATGCTCGATGGCAAGGAACTCCGTGCCGTCATTGAAAAGGAAAAACCGGACTACATCGTGCCGGAAGTCGAAGCGATTGCAACGGACACGCTCGTGGAACTCGAAAAGGAAGGCTACAACGTCATCCCGACCGCCAAGGCCACGAAGCTCACGATGAACCGCGAAGGCATCCGCCGCCTGGCTGCCGAAGAACTCGGACTCAAGACGAGTCCGTACCGCTTTGCGGACAACTACGAAGATTTCAAGGCTGCGGTCAAGGAAATCGGCATCCCGTGCGTGGTGAAGCCGGTGATGAGTTCTTCTGGTCATGGTCAGAGTGTCATCAAGACCGAAGCCGACGTTGAAAACTCCTGGAACATTTCTCAGACGGGTGGCCGCACTGGTGCTGCCAGCCGCGTGATTGTCGAAGGCTTTGTGCCGTTCGATTACGAAATTACTTTGCTCACGGTTCGCCATGTGGCAGGCACGAGCTTCCTGGAACCGATTGGCCACCATCAGGTGGGCGGCGACTATCAGGAATCTTGGCAGCCGCAGCCGATGAAGCCGGAACTCTTGGAACAGGCAAAGGTGATTGCAAAGAAGGTCACGGACGCTCTTGGCGGTCGCGGCATCTTTGGTGTGGAACTTTTCGTTTGCAAGGATGAAGTCTTGTTCAGCGAAGTTTCTCCGCGTCCGCACGATACGGGCATGGTGACGCTCATTTCTCAGGACCTTTCCGAATTTGCATTGCATGCACGCGCCATTCTCGGCCTCCCGATTCCGAACATTGCATTCCACGGCCCGAGCGCATCGAAGGCTATCGTCGTCGATGGCAATTCTGACCACGTGAAGTTCAGTGGTTTGGAAGAAGTTCTTGCAGAACCGGATACGGGCCTTCGCTTGTTCGGAAAGCCGGAACTCAAGGGTCACCGCCGTATGGGCGTTCTCCTCGCTCGTCGCGATACAGTCGAAGAAGCCAAGGCGACGGTTATGGCTATGCGCGAAAAAGTGAAAGTGACATTATAG
- the ftsZ gene encoding cell division protein FtsZ, with amino-acid sequence MSDFENINFEAKSRITGDDAPSRNAKVKVFGVGGAGGNTVNRMKQMNIEGVEYYAINTDAMALDQSLADHKILIGEKSTRNLGAGMDPEMGRKAVEENIDDLKKSMMGADLVFVTAGMGGGTGTGAAPIVATVARELGILTVAVVTKPFRFEGNVRNSLAQNGVRALREAADTIIVIENKKLLNLIQNTNKNATVDEAFKMADEILGNAVQSICSIMFRHGLVHVDFADIRKVMLKGGSALMGTGTAEGEGRGVAAADAALSSPLLEDIDIQGASGVLINVSHGENYSLLEHNEAMEHIYDAVGEEGNPNIIVGDITLPELGDKVCITIIATGCGGTNNAAAVNYAGIGSAAYQQAQTYQAAAAPVQAATPRPTTNFVALAGRATAAMPTAPMAAAPTVAAPAVTQRVVPATAPAAPSYMAPQNTYASAARQAAPVNTAAAMFAPASSFASPSFDVKAGYAEEAVATKTVRETEEMPGVAEADPLSNGNYASSFKQESRPAQTEQVSAVDYDTPAFMRNQKAPEDALKESNVDYDLPAFMRMNSDLF; translated from the coding sequence ATGAGTGACTTTGAAAACATCAACTTCGAGGCTAAGTCTCGTATCACGGGCGATGACGCTCCATCCAGAAATGCTAAGGTCAAGGTGTTTGGCGTCGGCGGTGCCGGCGGCAATACTGTGAACCGTATGAAGCAGATGAATATTGAAGGTGTAGAATACTACGCTATCAATACTGATGCTATGGCTTTGGATCAGAGTCTCGCCGACCACAAGATCCTTATCGGTGAAAAGAGCACGAGAAATCTCGGTGCTGGCATGGATCCGGAAATGGGCCGCAAGGCTGTCGAAGAAAACATCGATGACTTGAAAAAGTCTATGATGGGCGCTGACCTCGTGTTCGTTACGGCGGGCATGGGTGGTGGTACCGGTACGGGTGCCGCTCCGATCGTTGCAACTGTTGCCCGTGAACTTGGCATCCTTACGGTTGCCGTTGTCACGAAGCCGTTCCGCTTCGAAGGCAATGTCCGTAATTCCTTGGCTCAGAATGGCGTTCGCGCTCTCCGCGAAGCTGCTGATACGATCATCGTTATCGAAAACAAGAAGCTCTTGAACCTCATCCAGAATACGAACAAGAACGCTACTGTTGATGAAGCTTTCAAGATGGCCGACGAAATCCTCGGTAATGCCGTGCAGAGCATCTGCAGCATCATGTTCCGTCATGGTCTTGTTCACGTTGACTTTGCCGATATCCGCAAGGTCATGCTCAAGGGCGGTTCTGCTCTCATGGGTACGGGTACTGCAGAAGGCGAAGGCCGCGGTGTTGCCGCTGCCGATGCAGCCCTCTCTTCTCCGCTTCTCGAAGACATCGATATCCAGGGCGCTTCTGGTGTGCTCATCAATGTTTCTCATGGCGAAAACTACTCCTTGCTCGAACACAACGAAGCAATGGAACACATTTACGACGCTGTGGGCGAAGAAGGCAACCCGAATATCATCGTCGGCGATATCACTCTTCCGGAACTTGGCGACAAGGTTTGCATCACCATCATCGCAACGGGTTGCGGTGGCACGAACAATGCTGCTGCTGTGAACTATGCAGGCATCGGTTCTGCTGCTTATCAGCAGGCTCAGACTTATCAGGCTGCAGCCGCTCCGGTACAGGCTGCAACTCCGCGTCCGACCACTAACTTTGTGGCTCTCGCAGGCCGTGCTACGGCTGCCATGCCGACCGCTCCGATGGCTGCTGCCCCGACGGTTGCCGCTCCGGCTGTCACTCAGCGCGTTGTTCCGGCTACAGCTCCTGCTGCTCCGTCTTACATGGCTCCGCAGAACACTTATGCTAGCGCAGCTCGCCAGGCCGCTCCGGTGAACACGGCTGCCGCCATGTTTGCTCCGGCTTCTTCTTTCGCTTCTCCGAGCTTTGACGTTAAGGCCGGTTATGCAGAAGAAGCTGTTGCTACAAAGACTGTTCGTGAAACAGAAGAAATGCCGGGTGTTGCAGAAGCAGATCCGCTTTCCAATGGCAACTATGCAAGTTCCTTCAAGCAGGAATCTCGTCCGGCTCAGACGGAACAGGTGAGTGCTGTAGATTATGACACTCCGGCTTTCATGCGCAACCAGAAGGCTCCTGAAGACGCTCTTAAGGAAAGCAATGTCGATTATGACTTGCCGGCCTTTATGCGTATGAATTCTGACTTGTTCTAA